CGCACGCCTACTCCGCCGACGGTGGCCTGGCGATCCTGCACGGCAACCTGGCCCCGCAGGGCGCGGTGGTCAAGACCGCCGGGGTGCCCGACGACTGTCTGACCTTCCGTGGCCCGGCCAAGGTGTACGAGTCGCAGGAGGACACCGTCTCGGCGATCCTCGCCGGTGAGGTCGTCGCCGGCGACGTCGTGGTGGTCCGCTACGAAGGCCCCAAGGGCGGGCCCGGTATGCAGGAAATGCTCTACCCGACCTCGTTCCTCAAGGGCCGTGGCCTCGGCCGGGCCTGCGCGCTGATCACCGACGGCCGGTTCTCCGGCGGCACCTCCGGGCTGTCCATCGGGCACGCCTCACCCGAGGCCGCCTCCGGTGGGCTGATCGCCCTGGTCGAACCGGGCGACGAGATCATCATCGACATCCCGGCCCGCCGACTGGAGCTCAACGTTCCCGACGAGGTGCTGCAGGCCCGGCGGATCGCCCAGGAGAAGCGGGACCGCCCGTACACCCCGGTCGACCGGCAGCGGCCGGTGTCGGCGGCGCTGCGGGCGTACGCGTCGATGGCCACCTCGGCCAGCGACGGCGCCTACCGTCTCGTCCCGGACTGACCGGCCGGGCGGCCGTCCAGCTGTCCCCCACCCCGGCCGTTCGGGCAGGTCGAGCCGCTTTCGTCGAACACCTGTGCGATGATGGTCGGGTGGCGGACGAGGCCAGCATCCTGCACGCCGACCTGGACGCCTTCTACGCCTCGGTCGAGCAACGGGACGATCCACGACTACGCGACCGGCCGGTGATCGTCGGCGCGGGCGTGGTGCTGGCCGCCAGCTACGAGGCCAAGACCCGGGGCGTACGGACCGCGATGCCCGGTCAGCGGGCCCGGCTGATCTGCCCGGAGGCGGTGGTGGTGCCGCCCCGGATGTCGGCCTACACGACGGCCAGCCGGGCGGTGTTCGAGGTGTTCCGGCAGACCACCCCGCTGGTCGAGCCGCTCTCCATCGACGAAGCGTTCCTCGACGTCGGCGGGCTGCGCCGCCTCGTCGGCGCGCCGGCCGACATCGCCGCGCGGCTGCGGGTCGCGGTCCGCGATCAGGTCGGGCTGCCGATCACCGTCGGGGTGGCCCGGACCAAGTTCCTGGCCAAGGTGGCCAGCGGGGTCGCCAAGCCCGACGGCCTACTGGTCGTGCCGCCCTCCGGTGAGCTGGACTTCCTGCATCCGCTGCCGGTCGAACGGCTGTGGGGCGTCGGCCCGGTGACCGCCGGCAAGCTACGCGAACGGGGCATCACCACGGTCGGGCGGGTGGCCCGGCTCGGCGAAGCGGCCCTGGTCGCCATGCTCGGCGCGGCGGCCGGCCGGCACCTGCACGCGCTCGCCCACAACCAGGATCCGCGTCGGGTGCAGGTCGGCCACCGACGTGGGTCGATCGGCTCGCAGCAGGCGCTGGGCCGGGCGGCCCGCGACGGCGCGGAGGTCGACGCGATCCTCGCCGGCCTGGTCGACCGGGTCGGTCGACGGATGCGCGCCGCCGGACGCACCGGCCGTACGGTGACCCTGCGGCTCCGGTTCGGCGACTTCGGCCGGGCGACCCGCGCCCATACCTTGCCCCGGGCCACCGCCCAGACGTCGACCATCCTGGACACCGCCCGAGACCTGCTGGCCGCCGCCGCCCCGATGATCGGTGAACGCGGACTCACGCTGATCGGCGTCTCGGTCGGCAACCTCGACGGCGGGCAGGCCACCCAGCTGACGCTGCCGTTCGACCCCGCCGACGCGCCACCGGCGGCGGTCGCACCGAAGGCCACCGACGCCGGGCAGGCGGCAGCGGCGCATCCCGGCAACCGGCAGGAGAGCCTGGACGCCGCGCTCGATGCCGTACGGGACCGGTTCGGGTCGAGGGCGGTCAACCGGGCGGTGCTCCTCGGCCGCGACCTCGGACCGGCCGTCCCGCTGCTGCCCGACTGACTCAGCCAGGCTTGTCCCGCAGCTGCCCGACCGACTCAGCCAGGCTTGTCCCGCAGCTGCCCGACCGACTCAGCCGGGCTGTCCCGCCGAGGGCCACAGCTCGACCGCGCCGGCCGCCGCCTGCCGGATCAACGCGCCGGAGATCTCCACCCGGCTGTGCGGGATGTCCCGAGCCGGCCAGGAACACTCCACTGTGACCAGACCATCAGGCGGCAGCGGCCACACCCAGAACCGGGCATCGTGGCGTTGCTCGTCGGTGCTGGCCAGCACCGGCCGCAGCAACGGGCCGGCCGGCTCCCGATCGACCGGTGACCGCTCCGCAGGCGGGCTGCTCAACGCCGTACCGTCGGCGAACCTGACCATCACCTGCAACCCGCCGACCCCGTCGACCGGGGTACGCGGTCGGGGCGGCCCGGTGGCAGCGTCCGGTCGCCGCGCCGTCTCCACGGTGGCTGCGGCTTCCGGCACCCGCAGGATCGCGCTGATCTCGAACTCGAAACCCGTCGGGTAGGCCAGCACGCTGGTCAGGATCACCGCGGCCTGGTCGCTGCGGGCCAGCGGCAACTGCCCGGCGACCACACCGGCGAGCACCGCGACCGGACGGCCCAGCCACGGACGCGGGTCGGCGGCCGACCGCGCGGGGTCTGCTGTGTCCATCGACCCACCATCCCACGATCCCGCCCGGCTCGGGGGGCACCGCCACCGGCCGCACGCCACCGCCGCCAACCGCTCCCGCCGAGCACGGCAGGATAGCTGTTGTGACGACCGAAAGCCGGCCCGAGCCGCCCATTCGACGCGATCGCCCCCCTATCACCGCCGCAGACCGAGCCGACCTGCGCGAACCTGCTACCGCAGACCCAGCGAGCTCTGCTGCACCGCCTGGCCAGCGGACAGGTCGACGGGCGGGCACCGTCGATGGTCGCGGCCGTGGTCCGCGCCGACGGCCCGGTCTGGACCGCCGGCCGAGGTGAGGTCGACGGCACCACAGCGGATTCGACGACGGCTACCGGATCGGCTCGATCAGCAAGACGTTCACCGCGACCGGTGGCACTGCGGCTGCTGGGTGACGGCACCCTGCGGCTGACCCCGATCGGCACGGCGGGCCGGGGCACCCGGTTCCGCGCGACGCCGACCGACACCTGGTACGGATTCGACGGCTTCTACGCCGGGGAGACACTGCGAGTGCGGGGACGCGACCGGTGCGATCAGCCATCTGGATCTCGGCACCCTGGTGTTGACCCGAGGGCCGTACCAACCGGAGTCTGCGGTGCCCGGTGGGGTCGATCCGGCCGGTTGGCGGACCGGGACCGGACCCCGGTGATGGGAACGGACCGGCAGGTCAGCGGATCCGCTGGCTGAGAATCTGCCCGGGCCAGGGGCCGTCGGGCTGGTTGATGGTGAACGGTTCGGCGGCGGTGAACCCGGCCCGCTCGTAGTAGCGGACCAACGCCCGGTCACCGCCGGCGTAGCAGTCGACCCGCAGCAGGGTCGCCCGGCGTTCGACGGCGATCCGTCGCGCCTCGTCCAGCAGCCGGCCGCCGATCCCGCGACCGGCCCACCGGCGGTCGGTGAGCAGCAGGTTCACGTACAACTCGGGTTCGTTCACCGGGGGTACGTAGGACCGGGCCGCGCCGACCGCCAGCACCCCGACCACCCGTTCACCGTCGGCGGTCGGCGTGCACGCCATGACCAGGTCACCATCCCTGGCCCACTGCGTGGCCATGGCGATCCGGCGCGGATTCGTCGACTGCGGCTCGGTCCCCCACTGGCCGGTGCGCCCCTGTTCGACGAGCCACCGAACGGCGCCGTCGAGCAGGGCGAGCACGGCCGGGACGTCTGCTTCGGTGCCGGCCCGATGGTAGATGGCTCCGCTGTCCTGGTGACCGGGTCCGCCGTCGGGGTTGCGCTGCATGCCGGACATCCTGCCGGTTGATCGAGGTGCCGTCGACCGGTCAGGACGTCGGTCACACAGGTCAGCGCGCGACGGGGCACGGTGTGCCCACCTGGGCCGGTCCGGTGTCGGTCTGTCGCCCGTCCGCCGCGACGATCGTGACCTGCCAGGTCACGGTCGTCCCGGTCAACCCCGTCACCCGTGCCGTGGCCGTGGTGCCGGTGACCGTCATCGTCACCTCGTCGCCGCTGACACCGTTGCCGCCCGGCGGCGCGATGTCACCCGGCCCGCCCGGAGCCGCGACGTCACCCGGTCCACCCGGCTCGGCGGTGCCGCCGGTCGGCGACGGCGGGTTCGGCGCGACCCGCGACGGACCACCCGTCCCGCTGCCGGAAGTTGCCGACCAGGTCAGGACCGCCGTGTCGAGAACGTCGGCGGCGGCGACGCTGACGGTCAGCGCGTACCGCCCGGAGGCGTCGCAGGAGGAGACCCGGCCCAGCGCCCGGACCTCCAGCGGGCTCGACGGTGCGGTGGTGGCCGGACCGCCGGGCGGCCCGTCGGTCGGCCCGTCCGGCGGGGTGGAACTCGACGGATCAACCGACTCGGTCGCCGTCGTCGGCTC
The sequence above is a segment of the Solwaraspora sp. WMMD406 genome. Coding sequences within it:
- a CDS encoding GNAT family N-acetyltransferase; translated protein: MQRNPDGGPGHQDSGAIYHRAGTEADVPAVLALLDGAVRWLVEQGRTGQWGTEPQSTNPRRIAMATQWARDGDLVMACTPTADGERVVGVLAVGAARSYVPPVNEPELYVNLLLTDRRWAGRGIGGRLLDEARRIAVERRATLLRVDCYAGGDRALVRYYERAGFTAAEPFTINQPDGPWPGQILSQRIR
- the dinB gene encoding DNA polymerase IV; translation: MADEASILHADLDAFYASVEQRDDPRLRDRPVIVGAGVVLAASYEAKTRGVRTAMPGQRARLICPEAVVVPPRMSAYTTASRAVFEVFRQTTPLVEPLSIDEAFLDVGGLRRLVGAPADIAARLRVAVRDQVGLPITVGVARTKFLAKVASGVAKPDGLLVVPPSGELDFLHPLPVERLWGVGPVTAGKLRERGITTVGRVARLGEAALVAMLGAAAGRHLHALAHNQDPRRVQVGHRRGSIGSQQALGRAARDGAEVDAILAGLVDRVGRRMRAAGRTGRTVTLRLRFGDFGRATRAHTLPRATAQTSTILDTARDLLAAAAPMIGERGLTLIGVSVGNLDGGQATQLTLPFDPADAPPAAVAPKATDAGQAAAAHPGNRQESLDAALDAVRDRFGSRAVNRAVLLGRDLGPAVPLLPD